CGCCTGTTTGTTAGTGAAACAGACTATGTGTCTGCGCTTAGCGGTTACTACGTCATGAAGGTTTAGCCCATCCGGAATTCCATCGTCCTCAAATGAAAAATCCAgtgtttttggattttttggaCGAGTCTTCGCTCTAAACAaagatttgaattttttaaataaatacttaGGCAAGAAATGTGTAAAAATACCTAGCCTTGTTGATTGATTTACAGACTTGTGTTCTATTCACAAGTTTCATTCTCCTATTTGATGCAAAGTGCTTAGCGATGATGGGGTCGGTAATGGCCTTAGCAGATTTCCCCTTATTTTTCAATCCTTCACGCTTAGCGTCCCTGTAAATGACTAGCGActcatatatattttcttgttttgggCAGGAAGTAATGTGCACTCCTCGCTGGATGATTGCATTGCCTGAAATCAGAATAAGCATTATATAATACAAGAAATCTTTAAAAAGACGATGTATGTACCTGATTGCAAAACTGTGCATTTGCAAGGATTCTGCTGTGGTCGATGATTACACCGATAAAGAATACCATTACTCAGCACCTTCCAGACACCAAACTTGTATCTATGTTTGCGGTCAACAAGGATATTACTTAACCTAGATTTAAAAATATCacgttagaaaaaaaaaacgtaaaagaacaATGAATAGTATGTCTTACTTCTTTCCTGCTTTAAATACAAGTTTCCAGCGCATGTGTGTAGCCCGCTGACGTTTACGTTGCTGAGAAGACCCCTCAGTCACAGGAGCGAGTGTTTCTTCGCCTAATGATAGATCACTCTTGGTAATATCTGCGTTTGATTCTTCGCTTTGACTCCTTGACAAAGATTGCCTCTCGGCTGAATGATTATGGGCTCGACGACGTTCCTCCCAACGACGTCCTGGAGAAGGCGTTCCTATCGCGCGACGACAACGCCGACGACTTCGTGTGGGTGGGGTACTTGGCTCACTCTCTTCTTCACTCTCTCTTTCACTCTTCTTGCTATTTCCTTCATTCTCTTCTTCACTCTCTCTTTCACTCTTCTCGCTATTTCCTTCATTCTCTTCTTCACTTCCTCTTATATCACTTTGCTCACTCTCTTCTTCGATTTCTCTTTCACTCTCCACGCtatttctttcattctctTCTTCACTTACATCTTCACTTTCATCATCCGGTGTAGGTATGATATTAGGTTCTTCAACCATTACAGGGATAGATCCCCTTGATGAATGTTGTTGAGCGGCTTCCAGGTATTGAGCGGCTTCCTCTGGTGTCAGTTCATTTAAAGTTAATGAACCTAAgccaaatttgattttaacaAAACGAATCAACAATGTAACAAAATTCTATTACCTGTTTGACCTTGGATTGTCAATGCATTTGGCCGAATCAGTTGATTAGGAACAGCCAGACCACGTCCACCACGTCTACCTCTGCCTCGCACAACCCACCCAGAATCACCACTAACCTCATAATCTGCCAACCGGCTGGGCTGTTTCCTCGATCTAGTGGGTCTTTCCATGATATACTtaataaatttcaaataaactTTAATAAACTTGCTAACAAAGCGTCTAAGAACAAAGTGAGCAAAATTTCACAATATATTATAACACGACACCTAGTGGAATTTATTGTTTACGAATTTTGGGGGCGGTGCcgaaacagacaaaaatagtGCCGAAACGGACAAAAGTGGCTAAGAAAACATACATTGTAATACCAATACTTAGGACCACCTCTGGTGGCGGTGCCGAAAAAGACAATCGCAGTGCCGAAACGGAAAAAATTGGTGCCGAAAACACCAAAATTCAAAGTGCCGAAAAAAGTGCCGAAACGGGTGGCAACCTCTTTACCACGCCAAATTTTGTACTTAAAACTTCGTCCATCTAAACTGTAGACTTAAACACAATTTTACCGACTCCGATTGTTGGGTGAATAAAAGTCTTGATTTTGTCTCCGAAATGCATCACAATTTTCTGTTCCAATACACTTCGCTTCCTTTTTTCTAGATCAATATCGGTATCAGAAAGACCTAGCCCATCTAGTGCAGAGAAATATTAACTTAAGAGGTCTGACATGCGTTGAACATCTCCAAAGTAAAGGATCTTCGTTTCtataaaagaaattgttgcttGAAATGCcctttcacaattttttttttctgccatgcagagttttctttttcattgttttgtttaatggcAGATTTGGCTCGATACTCATATTCCTTGCGACAGTTCTTATGATATTTGGTCTCCTTGGCAATAAAATCTCTTATTGCACTGATTTTGCCCAACAAAGTGGTATCATTCAGCAATTTAGCTTCTTCTTCGATTGTGTGTTGAATATTTTGCTTTTGGCATGTATAAAATTCGTCTCTTACTTTTGATTTCAAGAGTTTTCTTACTTTTCCACAGAATAAACAATTTCTGTCAAAAATGTGTTTGGTTGCGTGACGTTTCTCACTAAAACGCATCGAACGTACTCCACGATattctgaaaagaaaaaaattgacacATTAGGTACACAACACATTCAAAAGCTCATTACATAACAATTTTCCTATAATTGTTTCATGTTACCAGACTCGAGTGATGGTGCTGGTGGTGTATCTGCTTCTTGAACTTGagatttcaattgtttttccaACTCACTTGATTTCAGTTTAGCATTTTTAATTTCCTCTTGCGAGACTGATGTATATTTTGAATAACACTTTGCATGATAGCCAGCAGGGTCACTCAAACAAGTGGGAAGTTTTACTTGAGTAAATTTGGACTcacgacgaaaacgaaagaCAATTTCTGCATCCTTGCATTTTTCTAAGATTGATTCCGTAAACAATATGATTTTGTCTTTATTGTTTACCTTCTTATCCACATGTAAAACACAAACAAGCTTCTCACTTGCAATAAATGAACTCATTTCTTTAATGCACTTTAATTTGTAGGCTCAGTTACATCTCACATAAATAATCctgaataaacaaaacaacagacGTTTACACGTAACTGTGTTGCCAATtataataaattataaaaGGAACAAAAATGCTATTAATAAttgtttattaaaattttttataacaattcaataatttttaaaattaaaaaaaaattctccttaCAAACTTAAAAAAAGCGCGTAGAAAAGCAGCGTTGCCATTTACGAGAAATGGTCGCAGGTGTCAAAGTTGCAGTACACACCTGCATCTGGTTGGTATTTTGCACCAAATAATAAAGTCTGGTCTTGCGTCATTATACATAActttttttcctctatttaattgtgtttttattttcccccgGACTCAATTTTGCATTTTCACTAACATTTTTGCTTAAACACCTGCGTGGTTGGGATgttgcacaaaaaaaaaagatctggTCTTCCACCAATcgcttttttaaaactatacCCAGGTaatggtgaaaaaaaatttccccgGAAACGATTTTGCGTTTTCAGTGCGCTCACGCCGACTTCGGGAGCGTCTGTCGGCGTGATCGCACAATTTGCGACGGACCAGACTTATGTTTTCATACTCGCCACATCCTAATTCATAAAACTATCGATTCAAAACGTACCGAAAACGATTTTGCATGCTACCCTCGCTGGCTCTCGGACTATTCGTTGTACCGTTTCGTCGCGTCTTTTAGACATCGCTACGCGTGCTGCCATCAATGGCACAATTTTAATGTTTGGCACTGTCAACAGCAGATTCTTTTtcaacgatttaaaaaaaaatttcccggCGATTCAAAATCGGGGAAGCTATTTCAAACATTAAGTTCAACACGTTCAAGACAAGATCAACTTTGAACGCATTGTTTAAGTGGAGGTTGAGACATTAAGACATTATTACCAATTAAACTAAAGCTTTAGAACTATTGGTCTAGTTAATCTTGTTTGAACTAGCGTTAGAACTAGCGTTAGAACTAGTAATCTCGTAAAAGGTATAGATATAAAAATACttgataatttcaaatttgaccGTCAGTTAAAATGTCACGATAGTTTAATTAAAGCATTTATGAATGACCGAAGAGAAGATGCGAGGTTGGAAGATGAATTTTATGATGATAACATGGAGCATGATAAATTGGAGCACTGTGATAGTCAAACCATGGTCTAACATTGGAGGTAtccgaactgtcgtctgctaggcctGTTTTGGGCTGTTCATCTGCTATGTccgcggacaaattttggggcactcgctaggggcgctgactacccggatcagtcataacattccctCCAAAACGTTGTCAACAATGGGAAAAGTATAGTCGCTTGTGACTGTTTTCCGCACTGTTTT
This sequence is a window from Daphnia magna isolate NIES linkage group LG7, ASM2063170v1.1, whole genome shotgun sequence. Protein-coding genes within it:
- the LOC116935852 gene encoding uncharacterized protein LOC116935852, producing the protein MERPTRSRKQPSRLADYEVSGDSGWVVRGRGRRGGRGLAVPNQLIRPNALTIQGQTGSLTLNELTPEEAAQYLEAAQQHSSRGSIPVMVEEPNIIPTPDDESEDVSEEENERNSVESEREIEEESEQSDIRGSEEENEGNSEKSERESEEENEGNSKKSERESEEESEPSTPPTRSRRRCRRAIGTPSPGRRWEERRRAHNHSAERQSLSRSQSEESNADITKSDLSLGEETLAPVTEGSSQQRKRQRATHMRWKLVFKAGKKLSNILVDRKHRYKFGVWKVLSNGILYRCNHRPQQNPCKCTVLQSGNAIIQRGVHITSCPKQENIYESLVIYRDAKREGLKNKGKSAKAITDPIIAKHFASNRRMKLVNRTQVCKSINKARAKTRPKNPKTLDFSFEDDGIPDGLNLHDVVTAKRRQGLIKAYRTDMLIRGICKKMMSLHLLPHPRHGKIPTAFANLRSAVWEIENRENRTMIRKLYNYMENTWIDSLLWPPKVWSVFMQEVRTTNDVEGWHTHLANHAGFSISSKGLNLYILIEVLYEEAIQVDIYTKMLEQGQQLRRQRKTFKELNLKLFGLWNDYSKQKITTAELLEQCADIYTKFNAIKYAKTANDARLFELETE